The stretch of DNA TTCTGCAATGTATAAGTTTTACATAATTACAGTATCTGATGAAATAATTCATTATTTTTCagtgagggatgggaggagaaagaagaaaaactAAGAAGAGCAGTCACACGTGTTGTGAAATGTGATTTCACCAAAGCCAACCCATTGGACCCAGTTGTGGTGCCACAAGCAGACGGGCTGATCAGTGTTTGGTACTTGGAAGCTGTTAGCAAAGATTATGACAGTTATCTCAGTAACCTGACATTTTTTTCATCATTTCTGAAGGTGGGAGGCCATCTGATCCTGTTTGTGTCATTCAATATGTCATATTACACGATTGGCCAAAACAAGTTTTTCGCCCTGACCTATGATGAGGAGTTTGCAAAGAAAGCCCTTAGAGACACAGGGTATATCATTAAGAGTTTTGGGAAATACAAAAGCAGATTAAATACTCACCTGGCAGACTATAAACATATTGGGTATTTTGTGGCttgcaaggaaagggaggtttaataaccaatcatcttacatcatatttactaagcattccTCTGTCTTAAGACACTAGAGCATTTCCCCAAGGTCACAAACCATATGTAATTGTCCCTTTCTTATTCACCGCAGAGGTCGTGAGCTAATTGCCATGCATTAAGTCACTGTCCTTTTATACAATA from Ascaphus truei isolate aAscTru1 chromosome 6, aAscTru1.hap1, whole genome shotgun sequence encodes:
- the LOC142496457 gene encoding nicotinamide N-methyltransferase-like → MASTPHKDYHDVEFDPINLIETYISADKTDTKEEILHYPIRELFKILTPGYVRGDTLIDLSIGTSTAHLLTVSDYFKEITIIESSDVSIREIEKWLKKEPGAVDLSHAAVFVCELEGKSEGWEEKEEKLRRAVTRVVKCDFTKANPLDPVVVPQADGLISVWYLEAVSKDYDSYLSNLTFFSSFLKVGGHLILFVSFNMSYYTIGQNKFFALTYDEEFAKKALRDTGYIIKSFGKYKSRLNTHLADYKHIGYFVACKEREV